A single region of the Cryptomeria japonica unplaced genomic scaffold, Sugi_1.0 HiC_scaffold_44, whole genome shotgun sequence genome encodes:
- the LOC131862523 gene encoding (R)-mandelonitrile lyase-like: MGLNPHERLNPPNLRPTMMFIMDELEDINKSLATVSVIDVDHMLICTKLRMKPSRLQDRQVTFPLAPDWTWCNDCKYITKHSFEEELDWLITTFSMEKLFLLISCLLMFTHQFCSEAATSNPEYPYSFMTADAQKAASRSYDYIVVGGGTAGCPLAATLSQHYSVLVLERGDSPYGIPDVEDFRGSPTTNPNVAQGFVSEDGVQLVRARVLGGGSAINGGVYSRASTEYIRKIKWDEKLVDESYEWVERLNAFQQYKLSTWNSATKDGLLQAGVLPYNGHTFDHLVGTKISGSIFDENGKRHTAADLLQYANPENIVVLLNATASRILFSLGSGKPKASGVEFRSNNDGLIYQILLNQLSINSEVILSAGSIGSTQLLLLSGIGPKRQLKEMNIPALLDSPFVGKQVQDNPSAPFTIVSSKPLEDSYSQLAGILDNSQNYIESGSLVQRNNGTNTQYLGVLDIKLAFPLSRGDLWLKSVDPRDNPYVRYNYYSHSLDLQRCVKGIKVMVNLSMSCSIQEFAFTDSGNSKTLQFLGIALPKNQSNDDALAKLCKEALGTFNHYHGGCQAGLVVNERYLVKGVDNLRVVDGSIYKDSPGTNPQATTMMLGRYMGIHILQERTIS, encoded by the exons ATGGGGTTAAACCCTCACGAGCGGTTAAACCCCCCAAATCTTCGtccaacaatgatgttcatcatggaTGAGCTCGAGGACATCAATAAGA GTTTGGCCACTGTTTCTGTG ATAGACGTTGACCATATGTTAATATGTACAAAATTACGAATGAAACCGTCAAGGCTGCAAGACAGACAGGTTACATTTCCACTTGCCCCTGACTGGACTTG GTGCAACGATTGCAAATACATCACAAAACATTCATTCGAAGAAGAATTAGACTGGTTAATCACAACATTCAGTATGGAGAAATTATTTCTTCTGATTTCATGCCTGCTGATGTTTACACATCAATTCTGTTCAGAAGCAGCAACATCTAATCCGG AGTACCCATATTCGTTTATGACAGCAGATGCTCAAAAGGCAGCTTCAAGATCATATGATTACATTGTGGTTGGAGGAGGTACAGCGGGATGTCCCCTGGCAGCAACTCTCTCACAGCACTACTCTGTTTTAGTATTGGAGAGGGGAGACTCTCCTTACGGAATTCCCGATGTGGAGGATTTCAGAGGGTCTCCCACAACTAATCCCAACGTAGCGCAGGGGTTTGTCTCAGAAGATGGAGTGCAGTTGGTACGGGCGAGAGTTTTAGGAGGCGGATCAGCCATCAACGGTGGAGTCTACAGCAGGGCGAGCACTGAATATATTCGGAAAATAAAGTGGGATGAGAAACTtgtagatgagtcatatgaatggGTAGAACGGTTGAATGCCTTCCAACAATACAAGCTTTCTACTTGGAATTCTGCTACCAAGGATGGGCTTCTTCAAGCTGGAGTTCTTCCTTACAACGGCCACACTTTCGATCATTTGGTTGGCACCAAGATCAGTGGCTCAATCTTTGACGAGAATGGAAAGAGACATACAGCCGCAGATCTACTCCAGTATGCAAATCCAGAAAATATTGTAGTTCTTCTCAATGCTACTGCCAGCAGAATACTCTTCAGTTTGGGATCAG GAAAGCCAAAGGCTAGCGGAGTGGAGTTCAGAAGCAATAATGATGGTCTCATTTATCAAATTTTACTTAATCAATTGTCAATCAATAGTGAGGTGATTTTGTCAGCAGGAAGCATAGGTAGCACTCAACTTCTCCTCTTAAGCGGAATTGGTCCAAAAAGACAACTCAAAGAAATGAATATTCCTGCTCTTTTAGATTCACCTTTTGTAGGTAAACAAGTTCAAGATAATCCTAGTGCACCCTTTACTATAGTATCCTCGAAACCACTTGAAGATTCTTATTCGCAATTAGCGGGCATTTTAGACAATTCACAAAATTACATCGAAAGTGGTAGCCTTGTCCAACGGAATAATGGTACAAATACACAATATTTAGGTGTTCTTGATATTAAGTTGGCATTTCCCTTATCAAGGGGTGATCTTTGGCTTAAAAGCGTAGACCCTCGAGATAACCCCTATGTTCGTTACAACTACTATTCACACTCTCTTGATCTACAAAGATGTGTGAAAGGTATAAAAGTAATGGTTAATCTGAGTATGTCATGTTCTATCCAAGAGTTTGCATTTACTGATAGTGGAAATTCCAAAACACTCCAATTCCTTGGAATAGCATTACCAAAGAATCAATCAAATGATGATGCCTTGGCGAAGCTTTGCAAAGAGGCACTAGGGACATTTAACCATTATCATGGAGGTTGTCAAGCTGGTTTAGTGGTTAATGAAAGATATCTGGTGAAAGGTGTTGATAATCTCAGAGTTGTGGATGGCTCAATTTATAAGGATTCCCCTGGTACCAACCCACAAGCCACAACCATGATGCTTGGaag GTATATGGGAATTCATATCCTTCAAGAACGCACAATCTCTTAA